Below is a genomic region from candidate division WOR-3 bacterium.
AGTTTGAATGTCCCATCTTTGCTGTCATCAAACGACCCGGAGGTCAGGACGATCGTGGCCGATGATATCGGGTTGTGGAACATATCGAACGCTGAGGGTGCGCTGATTGAAGTCGCAGAGAAGGACAGTAGCGCACAAGTGCGCAGGTTCGCCCTGCGGTCACTCATCAGGCTTGAGTCGGCCAAGGCGCTTCCGTTGGCGTGGCGGCTTGCGGGCAACGACACATCCGAAGATGTGCGCAGGATGGCTGTCAGCCTGATTGGCAAGGTCAGGCCGAGCGGCGAGGTACTGCCGCTGCTGGCGAACGTGCTGGAAAACGACAAGGCATCATCAGTGCGATGCGCGGCAGCCGACGCCATCGGGAACATCGGCGAGCCCGCAGGAATTGAGCCGCTGCGCAAGGCCGTGCGGGACATGACCGAGGCCGCGAAAACGGGGACTGTACCGCGCGCTGAGCGCTCCGAGGGACTGTCCCCAGTTTTCGCAGGCTACACCGACTTCTATCTCCTGCGTGCCTGCGGCAAGGCACTCTGTGCTCTGTACCAGATTGAGGGCATTGACCTGCTCATCAAGTCAATGTCGTTCCCGTCAATCGACGCGTTCTACAACTACGACCGGAACGTGCCGAACTACATCTCGACCTATGCCGGCTTCGACCTGCCGGACTCGGAGCGCTACGTGCAGGCCAAGTGGCAGGCATGGTTCGACACGCACCGCGACAGCATCAACATCAAGTTCAACGCCGACGCGTACAAAGCGTGGACTACCCTGAGCGACTCGCTGCGCGATTTGCCGGATTCGGCCCAGATCGCACGCTACGAGGCGTTCCTGAAGCACTTCCCGTCTTACGACCGGGCCAGGAAGGAGCTTGCCGGCAAGCTCAACGGCATCGCCTGGAGTCTCGCGACCGCACCCAAGGGATCGAGGGGCAGTAGCCCGAAGCTCGCCTTGAAGCACGCCCTGCGCGCGGTCGAGCTGTCCGATGACCCGAACATCTGGGATACCGCTATTGAGGCGTATCTAGCCAACGGGATGAAGGCCGATGCCCTGCGGGCCTGCAAGGAGGCGCTGGCCAGGCATCCTAACGAGCAGATGCTGAAAGACAGGCTGGCGCAGTTGGAGAGGAAGTAGATGAGGCCGAAGTCAGAAGTCAGAAATCAGAAGGCAGAATGCAGAAGTCAAGATACAGGGCTGGCCGTCAAACCGAAGGAGTTGGTCGCGGAGATCAGGCGCGAGTTTGAGAAGGCGGCGGATGCGAAGTACCGCGAGTCAATCCAGCGGTTCTTCAAGGAGCCGATTGACTTCTACGGCGTGAGGACTCCGGAGGTGCGCAGGATTCACAGGGAGTACTTCGACAGGGTCAAGCATCTGCCCAAGAGCGAGATACTCGAGATATGCGAGCTGCTGCACAAAGGCACGAAGTACGAGGAGCATGGGATTGCGTTCAGTTGGGCGGGGAGGTTGGTCAAGAAGCTTGAGCCTTCCGACTTCGCCGTGCTCGAACGGTGGCTCAAGCTCTACGTCTCCAACTGGGCGGCGTGTGATACATTCTGCGGCGGGGCGGTCGGCGAGTTCCTGCTCAGGTTCCAGCAGTTCCTTCCATGCGTGCGCGCATGGGCCTCGTCGAAGAACCGTTGGCTGCGTCGGGCATCCGCGGTCGCGCTGATTCTCGCCGCCAAGCAGGAGAGATACCTGCACGAGGCATACGCGACCGCCGACATCCTGCTTCTGGACGAAGACGACATGGTGCAGAAGGGCTACGGTTGGTTGCTAAAGGAGATCGCCAACAAACGGCCGCAGGAGGTTTTCGACTTCGTCCTCGAGCGTAGGGACCGGATGCCGCGCACCGCGCTCCGCTATGCCATAGAGAAGATGCCGGCGGCCTGGAAGAAGCGGGCAATGGCCAAGTGAGGCTGAACCGAGAGGAGAGACAATGACAGGTGAGTTCGATGCAAGGGCTGTGAGTCTGGCCGGGCTGGTCGAGTATCAGTCTGGCTCCGTAGTCAGCCGCGAGGTCGTGAAGAAGCCGACCGGGACCGTGACCGTGTTCGCGTTCGACGCCGGTCAGGGCTTGTCTGAGCACACGGCGCCGTTCGACGCTTTGGTGTATCTGCTGGATGGTTGGGCTGAGATCACCATCGGCGGCAAGCCGGTCGTGGCGAAGGCCGGAGACATGGTCGTGATGCCGGCGAACGTACCCCACGCGCTCAAGGCGGTC
It encodes:
- a CDS encoding DNA alkylation repair protein, producing the protein MRPKSEVRNQKAECRSQDTGLAVKPKELVAEIRREFEKAADAKYRESIQRFFKEPIDFYGVRTPEVRRIHREYFDRVKHLPKSEILEICELLHKGTKYEEHGIAFSWAGRLVKKLEPSDFAVLERWLKLYVSNWAACDTFCGGAVGEFLLRFQQFLPCVRAWASSKNRWLRRASAVALILAAKQERYLHEAYATADILLLDEDDMVQKGYGWLLKEIANKRPQEVFDFVLERRDRMPRTALRYAIEKMPAAWKKRAMAK
- a CDS encoding cupin domain-containing protein, coding for MTGEFDARAVSLAGLVEYQSGSVVSREVVKKPTGTVTVFAFDAGQGLSEHTAPFDALVYLLDGWAEITIGGKPVVAKAGDMVVMPANVPHALKAVERYKMLLVMIRS